One window of the Balnearium lithotrophicum genome contains the following:
- a CDS encoding mechanosensitive ion channel family protein: MFSLIQKNFSDLLSSVPWLKPEYLFFFLFLILSLIPLYGKKIIKRFLLRLALIDKKVTKGEKIIIGLSSWISYFFSMLFLNLAIVQLPVPVKLMKIFNLIFFILYVSIATFISIKLVDLILEKLSQKVRKSVAVNEAPLVDTYYSMISKVINVFIVLIALIAVLDRLGFNVTSLVASLGVGSLAVGLAAQDTVKNFISGILLVTDRQFRIGDRVYIKDIDVEGYVYDIGLRTTRILTISGNNLITVPNSKLTEGIIENSLYPDPKVKDFVEVGVSYTSDVDKVKEFLLKAASEIDGVLNNPPPSVYFTQFGDSALIFKLIYYVEGKDIAFDVKSKLHERINKLFRENGVEIPFPQNDLWFRNPLKVVLNGEALQHKDEEL; this comes from the coding sequence GTGTTTTCTTTAATACAGAAGAACTTTTCAGATTTACTTTCAAGTGTTCCATGGTTAAAACCTGAATACTTGTTTTTCTTCCTATTTTTAATTTTGTCCTTGATTCCACTGTATGGAAAAAAAATAATAAAGAGATTTTTACTTCGATTGGCTCTCATTGATAAGAAAGTAACAAAAGGGGAAAAGATAATTATAGGTTTGTCCTCCTGGATATCCTACTTCTTTTCAATGTTATTTTTGAATTTAGCCATTGTACAGCTTCCCGTTCCTGTTAAGTTGATGAAAATTTTCAACTTAATTTTCTTTATTCTGTACGTTTCTATAGCAACATTTATCTCTATCAAATTAGTTGACCTTATTCTGGAAAAACTTTCCCAGAAAGTAAGGAAGAGCGTAGCCGTAAATGAAGCCCCCTTGGTGGATACCTATTATTCGATGATTTCGAAGGTTATTAACGTCTTCATCGTCCTGATTGCTCTAATAGCCGTCTTAGATAGGTTAGGATTTAACGTTACTTCCTTGGTCGCATCGTTGGGAGTAGGTTCCTTGGCTGTAGGTCTTGCAGCTCAGGATACTGTCAAGAACTTTATTTCGGGAATTTTACTTGTTACGGACAGGCAGTTTAGAATAGGAGACAGGGTTTACATAAAAGACATTGATGTTGAAGGTTACGTTTACGACATCGGACTTAGGACAACGAGAATTTTAACCATTTCTGGAAACAACCTTATAACGGTTCCAAACTCAAAATTAACAGAAGGAATCATAGAAAATTCACTCTATCCAGACCCTAAAGTGAAGGATTTTGTTGAGGTTGGAGTTTCCTACACATCCGATGTTGATAAGGTTAAGGAGTTCCTCTTAAAGGCCGCATCAGAGATAGACGGAGTTTTGAACAATCCACCACCATCGGTTTACTTCACTCAGTTTGGTGACAGTGCCCTAATTTTTAAACTCATCTACTATGTTGAAGGGAAGGATATAGCCTTTGATGTTAAGTCAAAACTTCATGAGAGAATAAACAAGCTTTTCAGGGAAAACGGAGTAGAAATTCCATTTCCACAGAACGACCTCTGGTTTAGAAATCCCTTGAAGGTGGTCCTAAATGGAGAAGCTCTTCAGCATAAAGATGAGGAGCTCTAA
- a CDS encoding M23 family metallopeptidase, with protein sequence MKDGKDKFQIILIKDELANYLRLSISKKVLLTFVSILSISFVFFAFYSVYAFLKLKKYNSEKKVLLSNIESLERNLNEVKRENSQLHEKVSILEKERRETVQELARRIEIINSLMKKVGLNVKEKGGEGGLSIPLSKIFTEDDVDFDSRDVIKQIDSLIKRFNHVPIGYPTYGRITSPYGLRVNPVTGKLEFHLGVDIANYWGTPIRTPADGRVIKAGKCGLMGRCIEIDHGNGVRTYFGHMSKLLVRKGQFVKKGEIIGLMGSTGRSTGPHLHYTIKVNGKIVNPKLFLEAVRNVRKKEGR encoded by the coding sequence ATGAAGGACGGAAAGGATAAGTTTCAGATAATCCTGATTAAGGATGAGCTTGCAAATTACCTAAGGCTTAGCATATCTAAAAAGGTTCTCCTTACCTTTGTTTCCATATTGAGTATAAGTTTTGTATTCTTTGCTTTTTATTCTGTTTACGCTTTTTTAAAACTTAAAAAGTACAACTCTGAAAAAAAAGTTCTTCTGTCAAACATTGAAAGTTTAGAAAGAAACTTGAATGAGGTTAAAAGGGAAAACAGTCAACTCCACGAAAAAGTCTCTATTCTTGAAAAGGAGAGGAGAGAAACAGTCCAAGAGTTAGCCAGGAGAATAGAGATAATAAACTCTCTAATGAAAAAAGTCGGACTAAACGTGAAGGAAAAAGGGGGAGAAGGAGGTCTTTCAATTCCCCTTTCCAAAATTTTTACAGAAGATGATGTTGATTTTGACAGCAGAGATGTTATCAAACAGATAGATAGCTTAATTAAAAGGTTTAACCACGTCCCTATAGGATATCCAACCTATGGAAGAATAACATCTCCCTACGGATTGAGGGTAAATCCTGTTACGGGAAAGTTAGAATTTCACTTAGGTGTTGATATAGCAAACTACTGGGGTACTCCAATAAGAACACCGGCAGATGGTAGAGTTATAAAGGCTGGTAAGTGCGGTTTAATGGGCAGGTGCATTGAAATTGACCATGGGAACGGAGTAAGGACCTACTTTGGCCACATGTCAAAACTTCTTGTTAGAAAAGGACAGTTTGTTAAGAAGGGAGAAATTATAGGTTTGATGGGAAGTACAGGTAGAAGTACAGGACCGCACCTTCACTATACTATTAAAGTCAACGGTAAGATTGTTAATCCTAAATTGTTCTTGGAGGCCGTAAGGAATGTTAGGAAAAAAGAAGGAAGGTGA
- a CDS encoding 6-carboxyhexanoate--CoA ligase: protein MEKLFSIKMRSSKEGIHISGAERIVPEHQVEEVVGELYWRAREHSRGEADFISIKVEKLKEKPVYLKAPPIYELKTELPIEEVLTLLFRRACIPENLGLSIYSLILRGASPSGRVMRGAMIVEVPSGRRLEPDRERGVRASYLDISKEATRKLKKSAGDRFTENLKEALTLTTKILNYPGVLGELCVSDDPDYTTGYFSIPKVGYFRIFNLKPKGFPFGGRAIFVKEKINVEEFIEYLEKKPIIVSEVVGYSSISLDEETKFPDLTLPSIDAPGSTDKL, encoded by the coding sequence ATGGAGAAGCTCTTCAGCATAAAGATGAGGAGCTCTAAGGAAGGCATTCACATTTCAGGTGCTGAGAGAATAGTCCCAGAACACCAAGTTGAAGAGGTAGTTGGAGAGCTCTACTGGAGAGCAAGAGAACACAGTAGAGGTGAGGCCGACTTCATCTCCATAAAAGTTGAAAAGCTAAAGGAAAAACCGGTATACCTTAAAGCTCCTCCAATTTATGAACTGAAGACAGAGCTACCGATAGAAGAAGTATTAACCTTACTGTTTAGAAGGGCATGTATCCCTGAAAATTTAGGACTGTCCATCTACTCCCTAATTCTTAGGGGAGCCTCTCCGTCAGGTAGGGTCATGAGGGGAGCAATGATAGTCGAAGTACCTTCGGGAAGGAGGTTGGAACCTGACAGGGAGAGAGGTGTAAGGGCATCCTATTTGGACATCTCTAAAGAGGCAACGAGAAAGCTAAAGAAATCGGCTGGAGACAGATTTACAGAAAACCTTAAAGAAGCCCTAACTTTAACTACAAAAATCCTTAACTACCCAGGAGTTTTGGGGGAGCTCTGCGTATCTGACGACCCAGACTATACAACTGGTTACTTCTCAATCCCTAAAGTAGGGTATTTTAGGATTTTCAACCTAAAACCTAAGGGCTTTCCATTTGGAGGTAGGGCAATTTTTGTTAAAGAGAAGATAAATGTTGAAGAATTTATAGAATACTTGGAGAAAAAACCGATTATCGTCTCGGAAGTTGTAGGTTACTCCTCTATTTCACTTGATGAAGAAACGAAGTTTCCAGACTTAACGCTTCCCTCTATCGATGCTCCCGGTTCAACGGATAAACTTTGA
- a CDS encoding MarC family protein gives MAFLKFLISLVSIIDPIFAAILVATIVTSAKEVKKIAFKSSLTVLIASIVTIIAGDTLLKLLGVNIYSIKIFGGLILLHMAFQMLQAHPPKTKHTDREESATAEKDDISVIPIGIPILFGPGAFTALLIFKEEVHSLSGLFQLFLAVVISVFVIYFFILNSAWFSRRLGKTGIGVTVRIFGLFVGALGSQFIVDGIKHLWIQG, from the coding sequence TTGGCATTTTTAAAGTTTCTCATATCCCTCGTATCAATTATAGACCCCATATTTGCTGCAATTCTCGTTGCAACGATTGTAACTTCAGCAAAGGAAGTTAAGAAGATTGCCTTTAAATCCTCCCTAACAGTACTCATAGCCTCTATTGTTACCATAATTGCAGGAGATACACTTTTAAAACTCTTAGGTGTCAATATCTACAGCATTAAGATTTTCGGTGGTCTCATTCTACTTCACATGGCATTTCAAATGCTTCAGGCCCATCCACCTAAAACAAAACACACAGATAGAGAGGAGAGTGCAACAGCGGAAAAGGACGACATTTCTGTTATTCCCATAGGCATTCCCATCCTGTTCGGTCCAGGAGCCTTTACGGCTCTCCTAATCTTTAAGGAGGAGGTTCACAGTCTATCTGGACTTTTTCAGCTTTTTCTGGCTGTTGTAATTTCAGTTTTCGTAATTTACTTTTTTATACTGAACTCGGCTTGGTTCTCAAGGAGATTGGGTAAAACGGGGATTGGGGTGACCGTTAGGATATTTGGTCTGTTTGTTGGAGCTTTAGGTTCTCAGTTTATCGTTGATGGAATAAAACATTTATGGATTCAGGGGTAG
- the dtd gene encoding D-aminoacyl-tRNA deacylase, whose product MKACIQRVLSGKVVVGGETVSEIGQGLVVLVGFEKGDLKSFVEKMADKVVNLRIFEDSLGKMNLSVKDINGEILAVPNFTLAADCRKGRRPSFQSSEEPIRAEEFFNLFVEECKRREVPVKTGIFGADMKVHLINDGPVTIILTNDDIK is encoded by the coding sequence ATGAAGGCTTGTATTCAGAGGGTTCTATCGGGAAAGGTTGTTGTAGGAGGTGAGACCGTTTCTGAAATTGGTCAGGGATTGGTTGTCTTAGTGGGATTTGAAAAGGGGGATTTAAAGTCCTTTGTTGAGAAAATGGCAGATAAAGTTGTTAACTTGAGAATTTTTGAGGACTCCTTAGGAAAGATGAACCTATCCGTTAAGGATATTAACGGTGAGATTCTGGCTGTTCCTAACTTTACGTTGGCTGCAGACTGTAGAAAGGGAAGGCGTCCAAGCTTTCAATCATCGGAGGAACCGATAAGGGCTGAGGAGTTCTTTAACCTCTTTGTTGAGGAGTGTAAGAGGAGGGAAGTTCCTGTTAAGACGGGAATTTTTGGGGCAGATATGAAGGTCCACCTTATCAACGACGGTCCCGTTACGATTATCCTAACAAATGATGATATTAAGTAG
- a CDS encoding bactofilin family protein: protein MLGKKKEGEAGEVKSILSEGLKIEGNIISEGKIRIDGIVEGDVKGDFVVLGETSKIRGNLKVKNLISMGEVEGNILAEYVEIKKSSRIKGDITTQSLSVEPGASIEGSVKSGNFVSSSSEIEE from the coding sequence ATGTTAGGAAAAAAGAAGGAAGGTGAGGCAGGAGAGGTTAAAAGTATTCTCTCTGAAGGTCTGAAGATTGAAGGAAACATAATTTCTGAGGGAAAAATTAGGATAGATGGAATTGTTGAAGGAGATGTAAAGGGCGATTTTGTTGTTTTAGGGGAAACTTCAAAAATAAGAGGAAATCTGAAGGTGAAAAACCTAATTTCAATGGGGGAAGTTGAGGGAAATATATTGGCTGAGTACGTTGAAATTAAGAAAAGTTCAAGAATAAAAGGGGATATAACTACTCAAAGTTTATCCGTTGAACCGGGAGCATCGATAGAGGGAAGCGTTAAGTCTGGAAACTTCGTTTCTTCATCAAGTGAAATAGAGGAGTAA
- a CDS encoding UbiA-like polyprenyltransferase yields the protein MEEIFGKIKNYMELIKVEHTVFALPFALTAALIAAKGIPSLYQLFWISVALFGARTAAMSLNRAIDAEIDAKNPRTANRHIPRGIVKRTEAYVLAVLGFAVMVYSAYKLNKLAFELSPLAIFILTLYSFTKRFTALCHIVLGIAVALAPLGAWIAIRGTFDLTGILLFISVAFWIAGFDIIYALQDVEFDRREGIYSIPSKLGEDRALLLSKLFHLITLLGLISVGLMEDLGLLYYLGILISAVFMVKEHLIVSRDRSKIGYAFFNLNGYISLTVFFFTLADFLWRKSWHF from the coding sequence ATGGAAGAAATTTTTGGAAAGATAAAGAACTACATGGAGCTTATAAAGGTTGAACATACCGTTTTTGCCCTTCCATTTGCCCTTACAGCGGCACTCATTGCTGCCAAAGGAATTCCCTCACTCTATCAGCTCTTCTGGATATCCGTTGCCCTCTTTGGAGCAAGAACTGCTGCAATGAGTTTAAACAGGGCAATAGATGCTGAGATTGATGCAAAGAACCCGAGAACTGCGAATAGACACATTCCAAGGGGGATTGTTAAGAGGACAGAAGCTTATGTTCTTGCTGTTTTAGGCTTTGCTGTTATGGTTTACTCGGCATACAAGCTTAACAAACTTGCCTTTGAACTTTCTCCATTGGCTATTTTCATTCTGACTCTCTACTCCTTTACAAAGAGATTTACTGCATTGTGTCACATAGTTCTTGGAATTGCCGTTGCCCTTGCTCCCTTGGGAGCATGGATAGCAATAAGGGGAACGTTTGATTTGACTGGAATACTGTTGTTTATTTCTGTTGCATTCTGGATTGCAGGGTTTGACATTATCTATGCCCTTCAGGATGTGGAGTTTGACAGGAGAGAGGGAATCTACTCAATTCCTTCAAAGTTGGGAGAGGATAGAGCTCTCCTTCTCTCAAAACTCTTTCACCTGATAACACTATTGGGTCTCATTTCTGTTGGTTTGATGGAAGATTTGGGACTTCTCTACTACTTAGGAATACTGATTTCAGCTGTTTTTATGGTTAAGGAGCACTTAATAGTTTCAAGGGATAGGTCAAAGATAGGATATGCATTCTTCAACCTCAATGGTTACATATCACTAACGGTGTTTTTCTTTACACTTGCCGACTTCCTCTGGAGGAAGAGTTGGCATTTTTAA
- a CDS encoding HAD-IIA family hydrolase, giving the protein MVGFLLDLEGTLVRDKSYTPFLEALEFTEYLDRKGIPWIVATNNSTEKPDVLIEILKEKGFNVNRRKLLSPSLLAREFLRKENVKRLYFLGTEKIKEFFREEGFEVRNDHRVDAVVVGRDREINYEKLKIATSALVLENAKLFSFHMNRVILDPDGLVGPSVGALATALSYAGNKTVVSFGKPSEEYFKRAFELLGISEPEKVYMVSDDPFTDLAEGKRRVGFKTVFVLSGKYRDISILNSIEKNLRPDYVFNNVGECIELIEEEG; this is encoded by the coding sequence ATGGTAGGTTTCCTTTTAGACCTTGAGGGAACCTTGGTGAGGGATAAAAGTTACACCCCATTTTTAGAGGCTTTAGAGTTTACTGAATATTTAGACAGAAAAGGCATTCCCTGGATAGTTGCAACAAACAACTCGACGGAAAAGCCAGACGTTTTAATAGAGATACTGAAGGAGAAGGGATTTAATGTTAACAGGAGAAAACTTCTCTCTCCCTCACTTTTGGCCAGAGAGTTTTTAAGAAAAGAGAACGTTAAAAGACTCTACTTTTTAGGAACGGAGAAGATTAAGGAGTTTTTCAGGGAGGAGGGATTTGAGGTAAGGAACGACCATAGGGTTGATGCTGTTGTTGTCGGAAGGGACAGGGAGATTAACTACGAAAAACTCAAGATAGCAACTTCAGCTTTGGTTCTTGAAAACGCAAAGCTCTTTTCCTTCCATATGAACAGGGTAATTCTTGACCCCGATGGGCTCGTGGGGCCGAGCGTTGGAGCCCTTGCAACTGCGCTGTCGTACGCAGGAAATAAAACTGTGGTTTCATTTGGAAAACCCTCTGAGGAGTACTTTAAAAGAGCTTTTGAGCTATTAGGAATCTCTGAACCTGAAAAGGTTTACATGGTGAGCGATGACCCATTCACAGACCTTGCAGAGGGAAAGAGGAGAGTAGGGTTTAAGACAGTTTTCGTTCTAAGTGGGAAGTACAGGGATATTTCAATCCTTAACTCAATAGAGAAAAACCTTAGGCCCGATTATGTTTTTAATAACGTAGGTGAGTGTATTGAACTCATTGAGGAAGAAGGGTAA